One window of Hymenobacter sp. BRD128 genomic DNA carries:
- the infB gene encoding translation initiation factor IF-2 has translation MAEATPKRLLQAAKDLNIGIDRAVEALSRRGIAVENKPTTKLTGEQVSLLEKEFAASAQDKQEAQRHTQARRQSELNAQAQAAVAKPAPTPAPVPKPAPVASPLTAPVSAPAPIAAPVAAAPAPAPIVAAPAAQPALAPTEAPKAPGLKVLGKIELDSKGRVIPARPATPPAATPTPVAPAAPTPVAEVKPAPTPAPQPVAAPQPAPVVVAPAAPVVSTPVATPAPTPAPAPAAPTAPLVSAPVATAAPISPAPAASAAPDAPAGEEGTIVAKADQLKGLTVLGKIQLPVDSSRRGPGGGRGPRPVASSDVRKSGVGSANQKKRQRLPAPGQPGGGGASTGTNTGQGGGYQGNRPAGGPGQGGNRPGGPGQGGTRPGQGTRPGQSNNRPATPQVPLTPEQNDKQIQEQIKATLAKLSGGKTNAAANRAKYRRDKRGMAAEEREALRAQNELDAKTLKLTEFISANDLASLMDVNVNEVIKVCLGMGMFVSINQRLDAEAITVIADEFGYDVEFLSAEEDEEPIDMSDAPEDLQPRAPIVTIMGHVDHGKTSLLDYIREASVAKGEAGGITQHIGAYEVKTKSGNPITFLDTPGHEAFTAMRARGAKVTDIAIIVIAADDSVMPQTKEAINHAQAAGVPIIIAINKVDKPHSNPEKIREELSQMNILVEEWGGKYQSQEVSAKSGLGVDDLLEKILLEAELLDLHANPNRNAIGTVIEAELDKGRGYVTTVLVQTGTLNVGDIVLAGPHYGRVKAMTDYRGKKKKLAGPATPVQVLGLTGAPQAGDRIQVMETEREARELATQRQQLAREQSIRTKKHITLDEIGRRLAIGSFKELNILVKGDVDGSVEALSDSLLKLSTPEVKVNILSKGVGAISESDVLLASASDAIIIGFQVRPSQSARKLAEQEQIDVRLYSIIYNAINEVKDAMEGMLAPTLHEVVVANAEVRQVFNITKVGTIGGCMVTDGTFTRKTKVRVVRNGIVQYTGDIQDLKRFKDDVSEVRQGYECGISVKNFNDLQEGDNIEGFEEQEIKRKL, from the coding sequence ATGGCGGAAGCAACCCCGAAACGGCTATTACAGGCGGCCAAAGACCTGAACATTGGCATTGACCGGGCCGTTGAGGCCCTTTCCCGCAGAGGGATTGCGGTAGAAAACAAGCCTACTACCAAGCTCACCGGCGAGCAGGTAAGCCTGTTGGAAAAAGAATTTGCGGCTTCGGCCCAGGATAAGCAGGAGGCCCAGCGCCACACCCAGGCCCGGCGCCAGAGCGAGCTGAATGCCCAGGCCCAGGCGGCAGTGGCTAAACCTGCCCCGACCCCGGCTCCTGTTCCCAAACCAGCGCCGGTGGCTAGCCCACTAACGGCACCCGTGTCGGCACCAGCACCTATCGCTGCTCCGGTGGCCGCTGCACCGGCACCAGCGCCCATTGTAGCAGCCCCTGCTGCTCAGCCGGCTTTAGCCCCGACCGAAGCGCCTAAGGCTCCGGGCCTCAAGGTGCTAGGCAAAATTGAGCTCGACAGCAAAGGCCGCGTTATTCCGGCGCGGCCCGCGACGCCCCCGGCTGCTACGCCGACTCCGGTGGCGCCCGCCGCGCCCACGCCAGTTGCGGAAGTAAAACCAGCACCGACTCCGGCGCCTCAGCCAGTAGCGGCACCCCAGCCAGCCCCGGTAGTAGTAGCCCCAGCAGCCCCGGTCGTTTCGACCCCGGTGGCAACGCCCGCGCCTACCCCGGCTCCCGCACCAGCTGCTCCGACTGCCCCACTTGTCTCGGCTCCCGTAGCTACTGCGGCCCCCATTTCCCCGGCACCAGCAGCTTCAGCTGCTCCTGATGCCCCCGCGGGCGAAGAAGGCACCATTGTGGCTAAAGCCGACCAACTGAAAGGCCTCACGGTACTCGGCAAGATTCAACTGCCGGTTGATTCGAGCCGCCGTGGGCCGGGTGGTGGCCGCGGGCCGCGCCCGGTGGCCTCGTCCGACGTGCGTAAGAGCGGCGTGGGCAGTGCCAACCAGAAGAAGCGCCAGCGCCTGCCGGCTCCCGGCCAGCCGGGCGGCGGTGGCGCCAGCACCGGTACCAACACCGGCCAGGGCGGCGGCTACCAGGGCAATCGCCCGGCGGGTGGTCCAGGCCAGGGTGGCAACCGCCCCGGCGGGCCCGGCCAAGGCGGCACCCGCCCCGGCCAGGGCACCCGCCCCGGCCAGAGCAACAACCGCCCGGCTACGCCGCAGGTACCGCTCACGCCCGAGCAGAACGACAAGCAGATTCAGGAGCAAATCAAGGCTACGCTAGCGAAGCTCAGCGGCGGCAAAACCAACGCCGCTGCCAACCGCGCCAAGTATCGCCGCGACAAGCGGGGCATGGCTGCCGAAGAGCGCGAAGCCCTGCGCGCCCAGAACGAACTGGATGCCAAGACCCTCAAGCTCACCGAGTTCATTTCGGCCAACGACCTCGCGTCGCTGATGGATGTGAACGTGAACGAGGTAATCAAGGTGTGCTTGGGCATGGGCATGTTCGTGTCCATCAACCAGCGCCTCGATGCCGAAGCCATCACGGTGATTGCCGACGAGTTTGGCTATGATGTCGAATTCCTCTCGGCCGAGGAAGACGAGGAGCCCATCGACATGAGTGATGCGCCCGAGGACCTTCAGCCCCGCGCGCCCATCGTGACCATCATGGGCCACGTCGACCACGGCAAAACGTCGCTGCTTGACTACATCCGCGAGGCTAGCGTAGCCAAGGGCGAGGCTGGTGGTATTACCCAGCACATTGGCGCCTATGAGGTAAAGACCAAATCGGGCAACCCGATTACTTTCCTCGATACGCCGGGTCACGAAGCCTTTACGGCCATGCGCGCCCGTGGTGCCAAGGTGACGGACATTGCCATTATCGTAATCGCGGCCGACGACTCGGTGATGCCCCAGACCAAGGAGGCTATCAACCACGCCCAGGCGGCGGGCGTGCCGATTATTATTGCCATCAACAAGGTAGACAAGCCGCATTCCAACCCGGAGAAAATCCGCGAAGAGCTTTCGCAGATGAACATTCTGGTGGAAGAATGGGGTGGCAAGTATCAGAGCCAGGAAGTTTCGGCTAAGTCGGGCCTGGGTGTAGATGACTTGCTGGAGAAAATTCTGCTCGAAGCGGAGTTGCTTGACCTGCACGCCAACCCTAATCGTAACGCGATTGGGACGGTTATCGAAGCCGAGCTGGACAAAGGCCGGGGCTACGTAACTACCGTGCTGGTGCAAACCGGCACGCTGAACGTGGGCGACATCGTACTGGCCGGCCCGCACTACGGCCGCGTGAAGGCCATGACCGACTACCGCGGCAAGAAGAAGAAGCTAGCCGGCCCCGCCACGCCGGTACAGGTGCTGGGCCTCACGGGCGCCCCGCAGGCCGGCGACCGCATCCAGGTAATGGAAACGGAGCGCGAAGCCCGCGAACTGGCCACCCAGCGCCAGCAACTGGCCCGTGAGCAAAGCATCCGCACCAAGAAGCACATCACGCTCGACGAGATTGGTCGCCGTCTGGCTATCGGCTCGTTCAAGGAGCTGAATATCCTGGTGAAAGGTGACGTGGACGGCTCGGTAGAAGCCCTCTCCGACTCGCTGCTGAAGCTGAGCACGCCCGAGGTGAAGGTGAATATCCTGAGCAAAGGCGTGGGTGCCATTTCGGAAAGCGACGTGCTGCTAGCCTCGGCTTCCGACGCCATCATCATCGGCTTCCAGGTTCGCCCCTCGCAGAGCGCCCGCAAACTGGCTGAGCAAGAGCAAATTGACGTGCGTTTGTACTCGATTATCTACAACGCCATCAACGAGGTGAAAGACGCGATGGAGGGCATGCTGGCCCCCACCCTGCACGAAGTAGTGGTGGCCAACGCCGAAGTGCGCCAAGTGTTCAACATCACCAAGGTGGGCACTATCGGTGGCTGCATGGTGACGGACGGCACGTTTACCCGCAAAACCAAGGTGCGCGTAGTGCGCAACGGCATCGTGCAATACACCGGCGACATTCAGGACCTCAAGCGCTTCAAGGACGATGTGTCGGAAGTGCGCCAGGGCTACGAATGCGGTATCTCGGTGAAGAACTTCAACGACCTGCAGGAAGGCGACAACATCGAAGGCTTCGAAGAACAGGAAATCAAGCGCAAGCTGTAA
- the rimP gene encoding ribosome maturation factor RimP yields MAQFDRHRIQQLLADALGDSGLYVVDLTVSDSVMPKITATLDGPNGLGIQECAQVTRRLNRGLEEAYGEDAAYSLEVTSPGADQPLTDPRQYQRHVGRSLALKLADGTEKTGPLTAVTPEGIELEEVIKIKTKKTTLPAVFIPFGDIKEATVVISFK; encoded by the coding sequence ATGGCTCAATTTGACCGCCACCGCATTCAGCAACTACTCGCCGACGCCCTCGGCGACAGTGGCTTATATGTAGTTGACCTCACCGTGTCGGACTCGGTGATGCCCAAAATCACGGCTACGCTCGACGGCCCCAACGGCCTCGGCATCCAGGAGTGCGCCCAGGTGACGCGCCGCCTCAACCGCGGCCTCGAAGAGGCCTACGGCGAAGACGCCGCTTATTCGCTCGAAGTGACCTCGCCCGGCGCCGACCAGCCCCTCACCGACCCGCGCCAGTACCAGCGCCACGTGGGCCGCAGCCTGGCCCTCAAGCTAGCCGATGGCACCGAGAAAACTGGTCCGCTCACTGCCGTTACGCCCGAAGGCATTGAGCTGGAAGAAGTTATCAAAATAAAAACCAAGAAAACCACCCTACCCGCCGTCTTTATTCCTTTCGGGGACATAAAAGAGGCGACAGTTGTTATTTCTTTCAAGTAG
- the ggt gene encoding gamma-glutamyltransferase yields the protein MHTFSRLSAAAFLVAALAGPALGQKAAPHAATASSPTDQLPPAAAPVVARHALVVSAHPLASQIGRDIMQQGGNAYDAAVAVQFALAVVHPSAGNIGGGGFIVYRDHGGVAGTLDFREVASVNATRDMYLDANGNVVPNASTLGRKAVGVPGTVAGMVALHKKLGKLPWAKLVEPAVRLARQGVALTEKEAAGLNDNRDAFIKYSHRDELYKTDVVANIPTPDLAASSNWKAGDLLKQPDLAATLERIQLQGRDGFYKGKTATLLLDETRGNLVSDDLNRYEPKWRAALRGTYRGYDVITMPPPSSGGVALLQILQMLEPSNLAKLGYHTPAGVAFITEAERRAYADRATYLGDPDFGKVPVAQLLAKSYNQQRFSTLRADGLATPSAQITAGPGLPHYESDQTTHYDIVDAQGNAVSCTTTLNGAYGSKVVVAGAGFLLNNEMDDFSSKAGVPNMYGLVGGTANAIAPGKRMLSSMTPTILAKGGRLALVTGSPGGSTIITTVLQSILATVDYGANAEQAAAAPRLHHQWLPDQLDVETGALTPEAEKVLQEKGFNPKPRTAWGRLDIIRVLSDGRLEGGADPRGDDAAMGY from the coding sequence ATGCATACGTTTTCTCGCCTCTCTGCGGCTGCCTTCTTAGTAGCTGCACTTGCCGGCCCGGCACTAGGGCAAAAAGCAGCTCCGCACGCAGCCACCGCATCTTCACCCACCGACCAGCTGCCGCCGGCCGCCGCGCCCGTCGTGGCCCGCCACGCCCTGGTAGTATCGGCCCACCCGCTAGCCTCCCAAATTGGCCGCGACATCATGCAGCAGGGTGGCAATGCCTACGACGCGGCCGTGGCCGTGCAATTTGCCCTAGCCGTGGTGCATCCGTCGGCCGGCAATATTGGCGGCGGCGGGTTTATCGTGTACCGTGACCACGGTGGTGTGGCTGGCACGCTCGACTTTCGCGAAGTGGCCTCCGTCAATGCCACGCGCGACATGTACTTAGATGCCAATGGCAACGTGGTGCCGAATGCCAGCACCTTGGGGCGCAAGGCAGTAGGGGTGCCGGGCACAGTGGCTGGCATGGTGGCGCTACATAAAAAGCTGGGCAAGTTGCCGTGGGCCAAGCTGGTGGAACCGGCGGTGCGGCTAGCCCGGCAAGGCGTGGCACTGACTGAGAAAGAAGCCGCGGGCCTGAACGATAACCGGGATGCGTTTATAAAGTACAGCCACCGTGATGAGCTATACAAGACTGATGTTGTCGCTAACATCCCCACTCCTGACCTTGCGGCTTCGTCAAACTGGAAAGCCGGCGACCTGCTTAAACAGCCTGACTTGGCGGCTACCCTCGAACGCATTCAGCTACAAGGACGCGATGGTTTTTACAAAGGCAAGACGGCTACTTTGCTGCTAGATGAAACCCGAGGCAACCTTGTCTCTGATGACCTCAACCGCTATGAACCCAAATGGCGCGCCGCCCTGCGCGGCACCTACCGCGGCTACGATGTGATTACAATGCCACCGCCCAGCAGCGGCGGCGTGGCCCTGCTCCAGATTTTGCAGATGCTGGAGCCCAGCAACCTGGCCAAGCTCGGCTACCACACGCCGGCCGGCGTGGCTTTCATCACCGAGGCCGAGCGCCGCGCCTACGCCGACCGCGCCACCTACCTCGGCGACCCCGATTTTGGCAAGGTGCCGGTGGCCCAGCTCTTAGCGAAAAGTTACAACCAGCAGCGCTTCAGCACGCTGCGCGCCGATGGGCTAGCCACCCCCAGCGCCCAAATAACGGCCGGCCCCGGCTTGCCGCACTACGAAAGCGACCAGACCACCCACTACGACATCGTGGATGCCCAGGGCAACGCCGTGAGCTGCACCACCACCCTCAACGGCGCCTACGGCAGCAAGGTAGTGGTGGCCGGCGCCGGCTTTCTGCTTAATAATGAGATGGATGACTTCAGTTCAAAAGCCGGCGTGCCCAATATGTACGGCCTGGTGGGCGGCACCGCCAATGCCATCGCGCCCGGCAAGCGCATGCTCAGCAGCATGACGCCCACCATCCTGGCCAAAGGCGGCCGGCTAGCCCTCGTCACGGGCTCGCCGGGTGGCAGCACCATCATTACCACCGTGTTGCAGAGTATTTTAGCAACGGTAGATTACGGTGCCAATGCCGAGCAAGCAGCGGCCGCGCCGCGCCTGCACCACCAGTGGCTGCCCGACCAGCTCGACGTGGAAACCGGCGCCCTCACGCCCGAAGCCGAGAAAGTATTGCAGGAAAAAGGCTTCAACCCGAAGCCGCGCACGGCGTGGGGCCGGCTCGACATCATCCGGGTGTTGTCCGATGGCCGCCTCGAAGGCGGCGCCGACCCTCGGGGCGATGATGCGGCGATGGGCTATTAA
- a CDS encoding twin-arginine translocase TatA/TatE family subunit: protein MLLTTLFLFLSNPRTIIFIIFILVLFFGAKRIPELFRGVGQGVREFKDASNPEPQQPMNPNYNQQPGYNQGGYPQQGGYPQQPGYNQQQPQQYSQNGYPQPPQQYGPPAQGQVPPAPYNPTNTPAS from the coding sequence ATGCTACTCACCACGCTTTTTCTGTTTCTGAGCAATCCCAGAACTATTATCTTCATTATTTTCATTCTGGTACTGTTCTTCGGAGCCAAGCGCATTCCCGAGCTGTTTCGGGGTGTGGGCCAGGGCGTGCGTGAGTTTAAGGATGCCAGCAACCCCGAGCCGCAGCAGCCGATGAACCCGAATTATAACCAACAGCCCGGCTACAATCAGGGCGGCTATCCGCAGCAAGGGGGCTACCCCCAGCAGCCCGGCTACAACCAGCAACAACCGCAGCAATACAGCCAGAATGGCTATCCGCAGCCGCCGCAGCAATACGGCCCGCCGGCTCAGGGTCAGGTGCCGCCGGCCCCATACAACCCTACCAACACGCCGGCTAGCTAA
- a CDS encoding enoyl-CoA hydratase/isomerase family protein, with the protein MPASFANLLYDLDAATGILTLTVNRPTKLNALNAATIAELGQAIDQARADAAVRGILLTGSGEKAFVAGADIAELAGLTGPGAQDAAARGQAVFRRFETSPKPVVAAVNGFALGGGCELAMACHLRVASDNARFGQPEVNLGLLPGYGGTQRLVQLVGKSKALELLLTADQVKADEALRLGLANHVVPQAELLPFCKSLLLKILTKAPIAIGLTIDCVNTYFDKGGEAGYAAEAAAFGQAFGTADFKEGTTAFLEKRPAVFTGN; encoded by the coding sequence ATGCCCGCCTCATTTGCAAACCTGCTCTATGACCTGGACGCTGCCACCGGCATCCTCACGCTGACCGTTAACCGGCCTACCAAGCTCAATGCGCTGAACGCGGCCACGATAGCTGAACTGGGCCAGGCCATTGACCAGGCGCGGGCCGACGCCGCCGTGCGGGGCATCCTGCTCACCGGCAGCGGCGAGAAAGCGTTTGTAGCTGGGGCCGATATTGCCGAGCTAGCCGGCCTCACTGGCCCCGGCGCGCAGGATGCTGCCGCGCGGGGCCAGGCCGTATTCCGGCGTTTTGAAACCAGCCCCAAGCCCGTGGTGGCGGCCGTGAATGGCTTTGCGCTGGGCGGCGGCTGCGAGCTGGCGATGGCTTGCCACCTGCGGGTGGCTTCGGACAATGCTCGCTTTGGCCAGCCCGAAGTAAACCTGGGTTTGCTACCCGGCTACGGCGGAACCCAGCGCCTGGTGCAGCTGGTGGGCAAAAGCAAAGCGCTGGAGCTGCTGCTCACCGCCGACCAAGTAAAAGCCGATGAGGCCCTGCGCCTGGGGCTAGCCAACCACGTAGTGCCGCAAGCCGAGCTGTTGCCTTTCTGCAAGAGCCTGCTGCTTAAGATATTGACCAAGGCACCAATCGCCATAGGCCTTACTATCGACTGCGTCAATACCTACTTCGACAAGGGCGGCGAGGCCGGCTACGCGGCCGAAGCCGCCGCGTTTGGTCAGGCTTTCGGCACGGCCGATTTTAAAGAAGGGACCACTGCTTTTCTGGAAAAACGTCCGGCGGTATTCACCGGCAACTAA
- the tatA gene encoding twin-arginine translocase TatA/TatE family subunit gives MNSPLLFLGDIGGSELILIMVVILIFFGANKIPELARGLGKGIREFKDASSEIRNEFERAGQPNPTQGYTSQGYNPNQPYGQPQPNYGQQPAPYQPGQVPPTTPMSGDYVAPVANYTAPGAVDLPTADQPTYHQSTPIPPTADGVPGTRPRLDQSSTGA, from the coding sequence ATGAACTCCCCCCTGCTTTTTCTCGGCGATATCGGCGGCTCTGAGCTGATTCTGATTATGGTCGTCATTCTGATTTTCTTTGGCGCTAATAAGATTCCGGAGTTGGCGCGGGGCCTGGGCAAAGGCATTCGTGAGTTTAAGGACGCCAGCAGCGAAATCCGCAACGAGTTTGAGCGCGCTGGCCAGCCTAATCCTACCCAAGGGTATACTAGCCAGGGCTACAACCCTAATCAGCCCTACGGTCAGCCGCAGCCTAACTATGGCCAGCAACCGGCGCCTTATCAGCCTGGGCAAGTGCCCCCTACTACGCCTATGTCGGGCGACTACGTAGCGCCCGTAGCTAATTATACTGCGCCGGGCGCCGTAGATTTGCCGACGGCGGACCAGCCGACTTATCACCAGAGCACGCCCATTCCGCCCACGGCCGATGGCGTGCCCGGTACGCGGCCCCGCCTCGACCAGTCATCAACCGGAGCTTAA
- the mscL gene encoding large conductance mechanosensitive channel protein MscL, protein MSFVSEFKEFISKGNVLDLAVGVIIGGAFGKIVSSLTDDIIMPILSVFTSGIDFKEKFFALNGQHYETLKAAQDAKAAVVSYGNFINAIIYFLIIALVIFWVVKLANRFKKPTVVEVKEPAAPAITRDQELLAEIRDALRTRA, encoded by the coding sequence ATGAGCTTCGTTTCCGAATTCAAGGAGTTTATCTCGAAAGGCAATGTACTCGACCTGGCCGTGGGCGTCATTATTGGCGGGGCGTTTGGCAAAATCGTGTCGTCGCTGACCGACGACATTATTATGCCAATTCTGAGCGTATTCACTAGCGGCATTGATTTCAAGGAGAAGTTCTTTGCGCTTAATGGGCAGCACTACGAAACCTTGAAGGCGGCGCAGGATGCCAAAGCCGCCGTGGTAAGCTATGGCAATTTTATTAATGCCATCATTTATTTTCTCATTATCGCCTTGGTCATCTTCTGGGTCGTGAAGCTGGCGAACCGCTTCAAAAAGCCCACCGTGGTAGAAGTGAAAGAGCCTGCTGCTCCGGCTATTACCCGCGACCAGGAGCTACTCGCCGAAATTCGCGATGCTCTGCGCACCCGCGCCTAG
- the nusA gene encoding transcription termination factor NusA translates to MAKKVTPSPQEVAAAQADLNARMLIENFQEFAKSRNIDRPTMMSILDDVFRTMIRKKFEDDSNFDVIVNPDNGDLEIWRNREIVDDNSEDIWDLDKIPLAEAQKIEPDFEIGESVAEPIKIDDFGRRAVLLARQTLIQRVKDMERDNLYQKYKDLVGEIITGEVYQVWSREALILDKDENELVLPKSEQIPKDRYRKGDTVRAVVHRVDVVNGSPKVILSRAAPAFLERLFEQEVPEIYDGLISIKNVVREPGERAKVAVESYDERIDPVGACVGMKGSRIHPVVRELMNENIDIINYTDNLELFISRALSPAKVGSMKISEQTGRVSVFMKPDQVSLAIGRGGANIKLASRLVGMEIDVFREATDYEEDIALDEFTDEIEPWVIAELKKIGLDTGRAVLAVKKDDIVRRTELEEETVDDVYRVIRQEFADDDDLPTEAGAAAPSPTPTPAANADTDSAPAAQ, encoded by the coding sequence ATGGCTAAAAAAGTCACCCCTAGCCCGCAGGAAGTCGCCGCCGCGCAGGCCGACCTAAATGCCCGGATGCTCATCGAGAACTTCCAGGAGTTTGCCAAGAGCCGCAACATCGACCGGCCCACGATGATGTCGATTCTGGACGACGTGTTTCGGACGATGATTCGCAAGAAGTTTGAGGACGACTCGAACTTCGACGTAATCGTCAACCCTGACAATGGCGACCTCGAAATCTGGCGCAACCGCGAAATCGTGGACGACAACTCGGAGGATATCTGGGACCTGGACAAGATTCCGCTGGCTGAGGCGCAGAAAATTGAGCCTGATTTTGAGATTGGCGAGTCGGTAGCCGAGCCGATTAAGATTGACGACTTTGGCCGCCGCGCCGTGCTGCTAGCCCGCCAAACGCTGATTCAGCGCGTGAAGGACATGGAGCGCGACAACTTGTATCAGAAATACAAGGACTTGGTGGGTGAAATCATCACCGGCGAGGTGTATCAGGTGTGGAGCCGCGAGGCGCTCATCCTGGACAAGGATGAGAATGAGCTGGTGCTGCCCAAGAGCGAGCAAATCCCGAAGGACCGCTACCGCAAGGGTGATACGGTGCGCGCCGTGGTGCACCGCGTAGATGTGGTAAATGGCTCACCAAAGGTTATCCTGAGCCGCGCCGCGCCCGCCTTTTTGGAGCGCTTGTTTGAGCAGGAAGTACCCGAGATTTACGATGGCCTCATCAGCATCAAAAATGTGGTGCGCGAGCCCGGCGAGCGCGCCAAGGTAGCCGTGGAAAGCTACGACGAGCGCATCGACCCGGTGGGCGCCTGCGTGGGTATGAAAGGCAGCCGCATTCACCCAGTAGTGCGCGAGCTGATGAACGAGAACATCGACATCATCAACTACACCGACAACCTGGAGTTATTCATCTCGCGGGCTTTGTCGCCGGCTAAGGTTGGCTCGATGAAAATCAGTGAACAAACCGGCCGGGTTTCCGTGTTTATGAAGCCAGACCAGGTGAGCCTGGCCATCGGCCGGGGCGGCGCCAACATCAAGCTGGCTAGCCGCTTGGTGGGCATGGAAATCGACGTCTTCCGCGAAGCTACCGACTATGAAGAAGACATCGCCCTCGACGAGTTCACCGATGAGATTGAGCCTTGGGTAATTGCCGAGCTTAAGAAAATCGGCCTTGACACCGGCCGCGCCGTGCTGGCCGTGAAAAAGGACGACATCGTGCGCCGCACCGAGCTGGAAGAAGAAACGGTAGACGATGTGTACCGCGTCATCCGCCAGGAATTTGCCGACGACGACGACCTGCCAACCGAGGCCGGGGCTGCGGCACCTAGCCCGACACCCACGCCGGCCGCCAACGCCGACACCGACAGCGCCCCGGCCGCCCAATGA
- a CDS encoding polysaccharide biosynthesis C-terminal domain-containing protein gives MGIAKKLASQTAIYGVSSIVGRVLNYLLVPIYTAHFAAAEYGIVTGLYAYVSFLNVVFTYGLETTFFRFANRSGEDRRELYSRTLSLLLLSSLVLTALLAALARPLLGLLHLPPGHDEYAIWVALILGLDAVAALPFARLRLENKARKFATIRLTNILLQVGLNLFFIVLCPAVAHSAPGNLLTGLRPLIAAVYNPSLGVGYVFLANLAASALTLVLLGRELLDFRFRWPWLTFLQPLLAYALPLMLMGLAGMVNETLDRILLPAWLPANFYPGQSQLAAVGVYGACYKLSIFMSLIIQAFRYAAEPFFFSQSTEKNSPATFALVLKWFTLCCAFIFVAISLNLSWIGPLFLKRPEYLAGLGVVPVLLLANLFLGVYYNLSVWFKLTDKTYFGTYIGSAGAVLTIALNFLLIPVLGYMGSAWATLACYFMMAALCWWLGERHFPVPYPVTRLLLWLLAAVGLVVLGQAASHTLAPLAGYALGLALPLAFAGLVYFVEARRGIRA, from the coding sequence ATGGGGATTGCAAAAAAACTGGCCTCCCAAACGGCCATTTACGGCGTCAGCAGTATAGTGGGGCGGGTGCTGAACTACCTGTTGGTGCCCATTTACACGGCCCACTTCGCGGCGGCTGAGTACGGTATTGTGACGGGGCTCTACGCCTACGTGTCATTTTTGAACGTAGTATTTACTTACGGGCTCGAAACGACGTTTTTTCGATTTGCTAACCGGTCCGGCGAAGACCGGCGCGAGCTTTATAGCCGCACGCTGAGCCTGCTGCTACTGAGCAGCCTGGTGCTCACGGCCCTGCTGGCAGCGCTGGCCCGGCCGCTGCTCGGGCTGCTGCACCTGCCGCCCGGCCACGATGAGTACGCCATCTGGGTAGCCCTGATACTGGGCCTCGACGCGGTGGCGGCGCTGCCCTTCGCCCGGCTGCGGCTCGAAAACAAGGCGCGCAAATTTGCCACTATCCGCCTCACCAACATCTTGTTGCAGGTTGGCTTAAACTTATTTTTTATCGTGCTATGCCCGGCCGTGGCGCATAGCGCACCCGGTAACCTGCTAACCGGGCTGCGGCCGCTGATTGCGGCCGTGTACAACCCTAGCCTTGGCGTGGGTTACGTTTTTCTGGCTAACCTGGCTGCCTCGGCGCTCACGCTGGTATTGCTAGGGCGCGAGCTGCTGGACTTTCGCTTTCGCTGGCCCTGGCTCACTTTTTTGCAGCCCCTGCTGGCCTACGCCCTACCCCTCATGCTGATGGGCCTGGCCGGCATGGTCAACGAAACGCTCGACCGCATTTTGCTGCCCGCGTGGCTGCCCGCCAATTTCTATCCTGGCCAGAGCCAGCTGGCCGCCGTGGGTGTGTACGGCGCCTGCTACAAGCTCAGCATCTTTATGTCGCTGATTATCCAGGCATTTCGCTACGCGGCCGAGCCGTTTTTCTTTTCCCAGAGCACGGAAAAAAACTCACCCGCCACGTTCGCGCTGGTGCTCAAGTGGTTTACGCTGTGCTGCGCCTTTATTTTCGTAGCCATTAGTCTGAATCTGAGCTGGATTGGGCCTTTGTTTTTAAAGAGGCCCGAGTACCTGGCTGGGCTGGGCGTGGTGCCGGTTCTGCTGCTGGCCAACCTGTTTCTGGGCGTGTACTATAATCTCTCGGTGTGGTTTAAGCTCACTGACAAGACCTATTTTGGTACTTACATCGGGTCGGCCGGCGCGGTGCTCACTATCGCACTCAACTTTTTGCTGATACCCGTGCTAGGGTACATGGGCAGCGCCTGGGCCACGCTGGCTTGTTATTTTATGATGGCCGCGCTGTGCTGGTGGCTGGGCGAGCGGCACTTTCCGGTGCCCTACCCCGTGACGCGGCTGTTGCTTTGGCTGCTAGCAGCGGTAGGTCTGGTAGTGCTGGGCCAGGCAGCTAGCCACACGCTGGCTCCGCTGGCTGGCTATGCCCTGGGGCTTGCCCTGCCGCTAGCCTTTGCCGGCCTGGTTTATTTCGTAGAAGCCCGGCGCGGAATACGGGCTTAA